From the genome of Mucilaginibacter paludis DSM 18603:
AAACAGGTTTGTGTTAAATGGCCTGTGGAAACCTTTTTATGTATTGCTTAACCAGTTAAAGGCATTTAATGTAGCCGAAAGCAAGCAGTACCAGCCAATGGATAATAAGGTTGACGAGTTTTGTGAGCTGGATAAGGCCATCCATGTAATGACCAACCGGGTAAAAAACGATTTTCAACATTTAAAGGCGTTTACTGAAAATGCCTCGCACGAGATGATGACGCCCTTGGCAGTAATTACCTCCAAGTTAGATACCTTTATACAGGATGAAACGCTGCGGAAGGACCAGTACGACCAGATCACCGATATTTATGCCGCCACCAATAAGTTATCGCGCTTAAATCAATCCTTGCTGCTGCTGGTAAAAATTGAAAACGAATTAATTAATGATGCCGAACTATTAAACCTGGATGTTTTAATTGCCGAAAAACTCCGGCAGTTCCAGGAGCTGAGCCTTGCGAAAGAGATACTGGTAACCTTTGATTTAGAAGCCAGGAGCATCATAGCAAGTAAATACTTGATGGATATTTTATTTAACAATCTGTTTAGCAACGCCATAAGACACAACGTTAGCCAGGGCAAATTGAATATTTTGCTAAAGAAAGACCGGTTTGTGATACAAAATACCGGCTTTGAGAAAGAACTCGATCCTGGTGCCATTTTTGAACGTTTTCAAAAGGGAAACAAATCCGAGGGAACGGGCCTGGGCCTCACTATCGTAAAAAACATTTGCAACCTGTATAACTGGCAAATTAATTACAGTTACGATGGCCATTGGCATACTTTTGAGATCGTTTTTTAATAATAGCGAAAGCTAAAGCACAAACAGACTTATGGCAATGACAATTAAGTTACGACCTGTAGCGCACAAGAGTGCGAAGTTTGTCGCGCGGTGAAACACACCCCCTGCCATTGCGCACTGCCCGGCCCGCCCCCTCTCAAGAGGGGAGCTAAACAAAAACACTCATTATCAGATAAATACGCATAAAAAAAAGCTGCGCCCCGTGCGAATCCCCTCTCGAGAGCAGGGCTGTTGCATTTAAAAAAAAGAGGATTTAAATTTGCAGAAAAAAGAGTATGGACAAGGGCATCATAACCTATTTGCAAAAGTTGCCAGACGTGCGTAGAAAGGCGGGTCAGCGGCATGACCAAACGTTTATTTTGTTATTATTTGTGATGGGGACGATGAGTGGTTATTACGGTTATCGTGCTCTGGGTGATTTTATAAAGCGTAATCAAAAAGATCTTTTGACTTATTTCACTCCGAAAAAATCCCGTTTGCCTACGTTTTATACCGTGAGGCGTGTACTGCAGAATTTAGATTTTGAAAGTTTAAGCGAAGTTTTTTATCAATGGGCCAGTCAGTATACAGAAATCAATAAAAATGAATGGATGAATATAGATGGCAAAGCGATCAAAGGGACAATGAGTGATTATGCGCTTGAAAAACAGCGATTTGTAAATTTGGTAAGTATCTATAATGGGAGCCGTGGTCAAGTATTAGCCCAGGGTCTTGTAGACAATTCAAAGGAAAGTGAAATTCCGGTGGTACGCAAGCTTATTGCTGAACTGGGATTGGAAGGGGTAACGTTTACGCTTGACGCCTTACATTGCCAAAAAAAACAGTTGAGCTGATAATAGGTACGAATAATGATTATATGATAGGCGTAAAAAAGAATCAAAAGGGCCTTTATGAAAAAATAGCAGCGCTGACATCGGATACAGCAAAGGTTTGCAGCAAGTTCGTTGAATTGGAGAAAAATAAAGGACGTACAGAGCGCAGATCGGTATGTATATGCCCGGCGCCAGAAGAAATCAGTAAAGCCTGGATAGGTGCCAGTCAGGTAATCAAGGTAGAGCGTTGGGTAAAAGACAAAAATAAGATCAGTGAGGACTGCGCATTCTATATCAGCAGTGTGAGGGAAAATGCACAACTGTTATGCTATGGTATCAGAAGTCATTGGGGGATAGAGAATAAGCTCCATTGGGTAAAGGATGTCACGTTTAAAGAGGATGCCTCCCGGATTAGAACTTCCCATGCGCCAGAAAATATATCGGTGTTCAGAAACATCGCTATTAACGTTTTCAGAGCTCATGGTTTTCAAAATCTGGCACAGGCACAAAGGCTCGTTTGCAATGACATCGGCAGATTGAAACAGTTACTCACTTAGAACGCAACAGCCCTGCTCTCGAGAGGGGCGGAGGGGTGTGTTTCTACGCGCGATTACAAAGCGCCAAAGCAGACTTGAGCACATATAAAAAATGCCCGGCGCAATACCGGGCATTTTCAATTAATGATTTAAAGCAGATGGATTAAAAACCCAGATCTTTCATAATCAGATCGATTTTTTCACCCAGTTTTTTATCTGTTTCAGCATAAGCCTCTTTGCTGGTTAATTTGGTATTTACGCTGCAATAAAATTTAATTTTAGGCTCTGTACCCGACGGACGGGCCGAAATAATGCTTCCGTCTTCCGAGATAAACTGCAACACGTCAGATTTTGGCAGGTCGATGGGTTTGGTGGTATTGGTATCCAGGTCGGTTTCAATACGGTTCTCGTAATCCTTCAACGCTATCACCTTTGAGCCGCCTAAGGTTGCCGGTGGGTTGGTGCGGTATTTTTCCATCATCGCCTTAATTTCTTCGGCGCCGCTTTGTCCTTTTTTGGTTATTGATACCAAAGTTTCTTTATAAAAACCGTATTGCAGGTAAGTTTCTACCAGTGCCTCAAACAGGCTGCTTCCTTTATCCTTGTAAAAGGCAGTCATTTCGGCAATAAACGCTCCCGAAACAATGGCATCCTTATCGCGTACAAACTCACCTATCAGGTAGCCATAGCTTTCTTCGCCGCCGCCAATAAAGGTTTCTTTACCTTGTAATTTGGTAATCAGCTCACCAATGTATTTAAAGCCGGTTAAAGTGTTATAAAACTTCACATTTTTGGCTTTGGCTATCTCTTCAATCAGGTTTGAGGTTACAATGGTTTTAACAATATACTCTTTCCCGGTAAGTTTACCACTTTCTTCCCAGGCGGTTAACAGGTAGTTGATCAGCAAGCTGCCGGTTTGGTTACCGTTGAGCAGGATAAACTCGTTGTCGGTGTTTTTAACAGCGATGCCTACGCGATCGGCATCAGGGTCAGTAGCCAGTACCAGGTCGGCATCAACTTCTTTGGCTTTTTTCATGGCCAGGGTTAAAGCCTCTTTTTCTTCCGGATTCGGATATACTACTGTTGGGAAGTTACCATCCGGTGTGGCTTGCTCTTCAACGATGATCACGTTCTCAAAGCCAAATTGGGCCAAAGCTTTCGGCATCAGCGTAATGCCTGTACCGTGGATGGGCGAATAAACTATTTTAAGATCCTTTTGACGTTTAATAGCCTCCGGCGAAACCGAAAGTGTGGTGATCTTATCTAAATAAAGCTGATCCATCTCCTCGCCTATCAGTTCGATATTTTCTTCAACGCGGTTAAATTTAATATCGTCAACATTGATAATAGCGGCTACTTCGGCCATTACAGCGGTATCTTCAGGCGATACAAATTGGCCGCCGTCGGCACCATAAGCTTTATAGCCATTATATTCTTTAGGGTTGTGCGACGCGGTGATCATCACCCCGCTTTTGCAGCCTAACTCGCGGATAGCGAAAGATAATTCGGGAGTTGGGCGCAGCGCCTTAAAGAAATAAACATGAATATCATTTGCCGAAAAAACCTCGGCGGTAATGCGCGCAAAAAGATCCGAATTGTTACGGCTGTCGTGAGAGATAGCAACCTTCACCTTTTCGCCAGGATAAGATTTTTTGAGGTGGTTGCATAAGCCCTGTGTAGCGGCCCCAATGGTATACTCGTTAATGCGGTTAGAACCCGGCCCCATGGTGCCACGCAACCCGCCCGTTCCAAATTCAAGATCTCTGTAAAAAGAGTCTGTCAATTCAGTGTACGCCTTGTCGTCAACTAATTTTTGAATCTGCTGTTTAACTTCGGCATCGTAGTTTCCATTGAGCCATGAGTTCACTTTCTGCTGAACAGAAGGATCTAATTCCTGCATACGTTTTTATTTAATTGGTAATATGTTAAAATTATTCGTAACAAATATGCTAATAAAATCTGTGCCCTAATTGATAATTTTAATATTATCCGGGCACCTTATTTAATATCCAAAGGTATAAGCCCCTGCTTCCCAACAGCCCTGCCGGCCAGTTTAAAGCCGGGCCCACCATCAATTAATCGACCACGGTAAAGCCGCTGTTTGATGGTGTTTTGCTCATGTAAAACACCAGGCTCCCCCCGCTCATGATTTCGGCGTGGGTAATATAACTGCGGTTAACCGCTTTGCCATTCAGCGTTACCTTTTGCACATATACATTTTTATCGCTTTGATTCTTTACGTCGATGCTAAAGGTTTTTCCGTTTTCCAATTGTATCAGCGCCCCATCAACCGCCGGGCTGCCGATAGCATACCTGTCTGATCCCGGCGCCACCGGGTAAAAACCCATAGCGCTAAAAATATACCAGGCGCTCATCTGCCCGGTATCATCATTGCCGCCTAAGCCATCGGGTGTGGGTTTATACATGCGCGGTAATATCATGCGCACCCGTTGTTGTGTTTTCCAGGGCTGGCTGGTCCAGTTGTACAAATAAGCCACATGGTGCGATGGCTCGTTCCCATGTACATAATTGCCGATAATGCCGTCGCGGGTAATATCCTCGGTTTCGGCAAAGTATTTATCGGGAAGGTTCATGGTGAATAAAGAGTCGAGGTAAACGATGAAACGCTTATCGCCGCCTAATAACTGAATCAGTTTGGCCGGATCGTGCGGTACATACAAGGTATAGTTCCAGGCATTGCCCTCTATAAAACCCTCGTTAATGGTTGATAGCGGGTCAAATTGCTTCCTAAAAGTTCCGTCGGCCAGTTTAGGGCGCATAAAGCCGGCTTTGGCATCAAAAACGTTGTTAAAGTTTTGTGATCGCTTGATAAACTCCTGATATATATCATTCCGGTTCAGCTTTTTGGCTATCTGCGCTATGCACCAGTCATCGTAGGCATATTCCAGCGTTGAGGATACAGAATTGCCGTTCTTTTCGTCGGGGATGTAGCCCATATCCATATAAAAACCAATCCCCTCATAACTGCGGCGGCGGGCCGTGGTAACGCAGGCATCCAGGGCTTTGTTCGCATCAAACGATACATTGCCCTTAATGATAGCATCAGCTATTACTGATACGCTGTGGTAGCCGCTCATGCACCAGTTCTCGTTAGCCGAGTTTGACCATACCGGCAGCATGTGTTCGGGGCTTTGATCGTAATGCGCCAGCATGGATTTTACCATATCGGCATTTTTTTCAGGTTCTATAATGTTGAATAAAGGGTGCAGCGCCCGATGCGTATCCCATAACGAAAAGGTGGTGTAGTTGGTAAAACCACCGGCTTGATGATTGTTTTGATCCAAACCACGATAGCTGCCATCAGCATCCATGTAAACGGTCGGGTTAATTAGGGTATGATACATCGACGTATAAAAATTTTGCTTATCGTCGGTACTTTTACTCCGGATGGTTATTTTTCCAAGTTCTTTTTCCCATAGCTGCTGCCCGGCGGCTTTAACCTGGTCAAAGTCCCAGCCCGGTACTTCGGCCTGCATGTTTTTCAAGGCGCCATCCATGCTTACCGGCGACAGGGCAAACTTGATCTTAATTTTTTCGCCTTCGCTGGCCGAAAAATCAAAGTAGGCCCTGATCTGCCGACCGGCTACCTCGGGGAAGTTATCACCCTGGTTAAACTTTTTCCAGAAACCACGGTACACTTCCTTTTTTGAATAATCGGCATTGCCATAATTAGTAAATGGTTTTGAAAAACGCATGGCAAAATAAAGCGTACGGTTTTTTGCCCAGCCGCTGGTTTGCCTGTACCCGGTTACCAGGGTATCGTTTACCACGCGCATATAGGTCCAAACGTTTTTATCCTCGTAATTGTAAATACCTGCCATCAGGTCGAGGATGATATGCGCACGGTCTGTTTTCGGGAAGGTATATTGATGGAAGCCTACCCGGGCGCTGGTGGTTAGCTCGGCCGTGATGTTATAATCGTCCAGCTTAACTTTATAATAATTGGCTTCGGCTACTTCGTTTTGGTGCGAAAAGGCCGAGCGGTAACCGCTGTGGGGCTTGCCTGCCGTACCCGGATTAAGCAACAGTTTACCTACGGTTGGCATCATTAAAAAATCGCCCAGGTCGGAGTGCCCGGTGCCGCTGAAATGCGTGTGGCTAAAGCCTACAATAGTTTGATCATCATACTGGTAACCTGCGCAATATTTGTACACATCGGGGTTGTATTTGCCATCCTTTACGTAGCCTGCAGTGTCCGTTTCGGGGCTTAATTGTACCATCCCGAAGGGTACAGTGGCACCGGGATAAGTATGGCCCATCCGCTGTGTGCCAACAATGGGCTTTACGTATTGAACCAGGCTTTCAGCAGTTTTCTGTTGTGCTGATCCTAAAAAAGGAAGACAAAGAGGGAGTAAAACAAATATTTTTTTCATTTGGCAGTACTTTTCAGCAGGCATGTATGCAGCCGTGTTTTAAGCCGGTTTAAAACGGCTACCGGCTACCTTTCAAACATACTAAATTTCGAATGATCAATGATTAAACCTCAGGGTTTTCTATTTATAAATTTGGAATAAACACGATTATCTAAGGCATAATTAAGACTGCTTTTACCGGGAATAAAGATTGCAGGGCCGGGCCCTTCCGGGCGACTTCGCAAGCTAAAATATTGACCCATAATTCCAGCTGGATAGTTAAAGGATTTTCTTTCGTAAATCCGTCGAAACTTAAAAAGCGGAAATGACATTTGTTTTCCATTTAAAATTTCTACTTTTGCCCAAATCCAACCATTGATGCTTAACCCGATATTACTCGACGGTCAGAAATTCCAGATCACCATACAACGCCTATGCAGGCAGCTGATCGAAAACCACAACGATTTTTCAAATTCTGTTATCATTGGGATACAGCCTCGCGGCATATACCTGGCTAAACGCATAGCCGAAGAACTGCGCAAAATTTTACCCGGAAAAACCATTTTGCAGGGCGACCTGGATATTACCTTTTTCAGGGACGATTTCCGCCGCCGCGAATCGCCGCTGGTGCCCAATCAAACCCGGATAGATTTTATTGTTGAAGGCAAAAAAGTAATTATGATGGACGATGTACTGTGGACGGGCCGTACCATCAGGGCTGCAATGGATGCCATGCTGGCCTTTGGCCGCCCACAAAAGGTAGAATTATTAACCCTGGTAGATCGCCGCTACTCGCGCCATTTGCCGGTAGCTGCCGATTATATCGGCATTGAAGTAGACTCCATCGCCTCGCAAAAAGTGGTGGTAAGCTGGAAAGAAACCGATGGAGAAGACAAAGTAATTTTGTTATCAGAGGGAAAATAAGATATGGAGAGTTCGATTTTCAATTCCTACACCATCGTCTCAACAAAAGCCTCCATCTGAAACAGATAAATAATTGAAATTAAATAAGCCCGAAATTCAAAAATCAGGCTCCCGAAATATAAATAAATCATGCATACCCTCAGTACACGTCACTTATTAGGAATTAAAGATCTGAATAAAAAGGATATCGAGCTGATATTTGAAACAGCCGATACTTTTAAAGATGTACTGAACCGTCCGATAAAAAAAGTACCATCGCTGCGCGACATTACTATAGCCAACATATTTTTTGAAAACTCAACACGTACCAGGCTTTCGTTTGAGCTGGCCGAACGGCGCCTTTCGGCAGATGTAGTTAACTTTGCAGCATCCTCTTCATCCGTGAGTAAGGGTGAAACGCTGATTGATACGGTAAACAACATCCTGGCCATGAAGGTGGATATGGTGGTGATGCGGCACCCTTACGCCGGGGCAGGCATCTTCCTGTCCAAGCATGTAAAGGCTCAGATTGTAAATGCAGGCGATGGCGCGCACGAGCACCCTACCCAGGCCTTGCTGGATGCTTTTTCGATACGCGAAAAGTATGGTGAAGTGGCCGGCAAAAAGGTAGTGATTGTTGGTGATATATTACATTCGCGTGTAGCGCTATCCAATATTTTGTGCCTTAAACATTTAGGCGCCGAGGTAATGGTTTGCGGGCCAACCACACTTATCCCGAAATACATCGGCTCATTAGGGGTTAAGGTTGAACATAATTTGGTTAAAGCCCTTAACTGGTGCGATGTAGCTAACATGCTACGAATACAGCTGGAAAGGCAGGATATTAAGTACTTCCCCTCGCTGCGCGAATACACTATGCTTTACGGTTTAAACAAACAAATACTGGATTCGTTGGACAAAGAGATCATCGTGATGCACCCGGGGCCTATCAACCGCGGTGTGGAGATCACCAGCGACGTAGCCGACAGCAAGCAATCCATCATCCTCGACCAGGTTGAAAATGGCGTGGCTATCAGGATGGCTGTATTGTATTTACTGGCCGGGCAAACGCAGTAATTTACCGTTAAAGCACGCTTAAACTTTGTTAGGCCGAAGACGGCCTCGCAAACGATGGGATCCCCCTCTGTAAGCACTCAGAAACCCTCCCCAACGTCATTGCGAGGAGGAACTACGAAGCAATGTCTAAACTGTGCAGGTCGAACTTGCAAAGCTGCTCTGCCTGAGTAGAGATTGCTTCGTTCCTTATAATGACGTCTATGTAAGTTGTTGATTGTCAATGTTAAATTTCTCTCCATCATATCGTCCCGACGGGAGGAGGGATCTTCTAAAAGCGGTAAGTATGCGTCATATTCGGTGCGCTGATTATCAATGTGCTATCTTTGCTCAGATAATCAGTATTCATAATTTAGAACATCGGCACGCTCAATCGCCGCGTGAAGAAGCCCCACCCAACCCTCCCCGGTAGGGAGGGCTTAAAAAGTCTCCCCTACCGGGGGAGATTTAGAGGGGGCTTTGGACTGCCCGATCCTTCCGCCCACAGGCCAAACCCGGCCCGGCGTGCAGTCAGGCTTTTGCGCACATTTCTTATCTGCGCAAAATAGCCTACAGGTCTCAAATGTCATCCCTGTTTTTTCCGGGGTGAGGCCCGGTGGGATACTCGCAATGACGCGTGTGTAATAGAATCCGGCCCAGAGCTGAAGATCCTTTTGCGAGCGATAGGTCTGCCGCAGACCCGGCGCGTGAAGAAAGTTACCTCTGATGACAAAAGTTGTTTTGATGACGCACCTTTTGCGAGCGGTAAGCATGCCCGCAGACCAGCGCATCTGAAGAAGGTACTTCATCGACACCAGCAAATATTCACACCACTTCGGCCACCACAAAAGTACTTCCCCCTATAAAAACAAGGTCATTCTTTTGTGCCGCAGCCTTAGCCGACTGAAAAGCCGCTTGTACACTTGAGTAAGCGTTACCATGCAGGCCAAAACTTTCGGCCTTTAGTTTTAAGGTTTCTGCATCGAGGCCACGGGGG
Proteins encoded in this window:
- a CDS encoding sensor histidine kinase translates to MKLSSHYSKASFIVTIIVLIAGAVIYYFAISYISRDQLDRDLTEEFDEVQEYVELHHQLPVDSDADFDKEQTVIKKTNQRLAKPYFYDSIYHSPKGNKQEDGRSVTGFIDLSGQHYKVDITVSSENTQYLVQIIAMITLALTIVLLLILFVTNRFVLNGLWKPFYVLLNQLKAFNVAESKQYQPMDNKVDEFCELDKAIHVMTNRVKNDFQHLKAFTENASHEMMTPLAVITSKLDTFIQDETLRKDQYDQITDIYAATNKLSRLNQSLLLLVKIENELINDAELLNLDVLIAEKLRQFQELSLAKEILVTFDLEARSIIASKYLMDILFNNLFSNAIRHNVSQGKLNILLKKDRFVIQNTGFEKELDPGAIFERFQKGNKSEGTGLGLTIVKNICNLYNWQINYSYDGHWHTFEIVF
- a CDS encoding phospho-sugar mutase translates to MQELDPSVQQKVNSWLNGNYDAEVKQQIQKLVDDKAYTELTDSFYRDLEFGTGGLRGTMGPGSNRINEYTIGAATQGLCNHLKKSYPGEKVKVAISHDSRNNSDLFARITAEVFSANDIHVYFFKALRPTPELSFAIRELGCKSGVMITASHNPKEYNGYKAYGADGGQFVSPEDTAVMAEVAAIINVDDIKFNRVEENIELIGEEMDQLYLDKITTLSVSPEAIKRQKDLKIVYSPIHGTGITLMPKALAQFGFENVIIVEEQATPDGNFPTVVYPNPEEKEALTLAMKKAKEVDADLVLATDPDADRVGIAVKNTDNEFILLNGNQTGSLLINYLLTAWEESGKLTGKEYIVKTIVTSNLIEEIAKAKNVKFYNTLTGFKYIGELITKLQGKETFIGGGEESYGYLIGEFVRDKDAIVSGAFIAEMTAFYKDKGSSLFEALVETYLQYGFYKETLVSITKKGQSGAEEIKAMMEKYRTNPPATLGGSKVIALKDYENRIETDLDTNTTKPIDLPKSDVLQFISEDGSIISARPSGTEPKIKFYCSVNTKLTSKEAYAETDKKLGEKIDLIMKDLGF
- a CDS encoding GH92 family glycosyl hydrolase; its protein translation is MKKIFVLLPLCLPFLGSAQQKTAESLVQYVKPIVGTQRMGHTYPGATVPFGMVQLSPETDTAGYVKDGKYNPDVYKYCAGYQYDDQTIVGFSHTHFSGTGHSDLGDFLMMPTVGKLLLNPGTAGKPHSGYRSAFSHQNEVAEANYYKVKLDDYNITAELTTSARVGFHQYTFPKTDRAHIILDLMAGIYNYEDKNVWTYMRVVNDTLVTGYRQTSGWAKNRTLYFAMRFSKPFTNYGNADYSKKEVYRGFWKKFNQGDNFPEVAGRQIRAYFDFSASEGEKIKIKFALSPVSMDGALKNMQAEVPGWDFDQVKAAGQQLWEKELGKITIRSKSTDDKQNFYTSMYHTLINPTVYMDADGSYRGLDQNNHQAGGFTNYTTFSLWDTHRALHPLFNIIEPEKNADMVKSMLAHYDQSPEHMLPVWSNSANENWCMSGYHSVSVIADAIIKGNVSFDANKALDACVTTARRRSYEGIGFYMDMGYIPDEKNGNSVSSTLEYAYDDWCIAQIAKKLNRNDIYQEFIKRSQNFNNVFDAKAGFMRPKLADGTFRKQFDPLSTINEGFIEGNAWNYTLYVPHDPAKLIQLLGGDKRFIVYLDSLFTMNLPDKYFAETEDITRDGIIGNYVHGNEPSHHVAYLYNWTSQPWKTQQRVRMILPRMYKPTPDGLGGNDDTGQMSAWYIFSAMGFYPVAPGSDRYAIGSPAVDGALIQLENGKTFSIDVKNQSDKNVYVQKVTLNGKAVNRSYITHAEIMSGGSLVFYMSKTPSNSGFTVVD
- the pyrR gene encoding bifunctional pyr operon transcriptional regulator/uracil phosphoribosyltransferase PyrR, whose product is MLNPILLDGQKFQITIQRLCRQLIENHNDFSNSVIIGIQPRGIYLAKRIAEELRKILPGKTILQGDLDITFFRDDFRRRESPLVPNQTRIDFIVEGKKVIMMDDVLWTGRTIRAAMDAMLAFGRPQKVELLTLVDRRYSRHLPVAADYIGIEVDSIASQKVVVSWKETDGEDKVILLSEGK
- a CDS encoding aspartate carbamoyltransferase catalytic subunit, giving the protein MHTLSTRHLLGIKDLNKKDIELIFETADTFKDVLNRPIKKVPSLRDITIANIFFENSTRTRLSFELAERRLSADVVNFAASSSSVSKGETLIDTVNNILAMKVDMVVMRHPYAGAGIFLSKHVKAQIVNAGDGAHEHPTQALLDAFSIREKYGEVAGKKVVIVGDILHSRVALSNILCLKHLGAEVMVCGPTTLIPKYIGSLGVKVEHNLVKALNWCDVANMLRIQLERQDIKYFPSLREYTMLYGLNKQILDSLDKEIIVMHPGPINRGVEITSDVADSKQSIILDQVENGVAIRMAVLYLLAGQTQ